A single Mus caroli chromosome 15, CAROLI_EIJ_v1.1, whole genome shotgun sequence DNA region contains:
- the Chkb gene encoding choline/ethanolamine kinase isoform X1, whose translation MAADGTGVVGGGAGGGGLPKDGLQDAKCPEPIPNRRRASSLSRDAQRRAYQWCREYLGGAWRRARPEELSVCPVSGGLSNLLFRCSLPNHVPSVGGEPREVLLRLYGAILQGVDSLVLESVMFAILAERSLGPQLYGVFPEGRLEQYLPSRPLKTQELRDPVLSGAIATRMARFHGMEMPFTKEPRWLFGTMERYLKQIQDLPSTSLPQMNLVEMYSLKDEMNSLRKLLDATPSPVVFCHNDIQEGNILLLSEPDSDDNLMLVDFEYSSYNYRGFDIGNHFCEWVYDYTYEEWPFYKARPTDYPTREQQLHFIRHYLAEVQKGEVVSEEEQKKREEELLLEISRYSLASHFFWGLWSTLQASMSTIEFGYLEYAQSRFQFYFQQKGQLTSSPSS comes from the exons ATGGCGGCAGACGGGACAGGGGTAGTCGGAGGAGGGGCTGGCGGCGGCGGCCTGCCCAAGGACGGTTTGCAGGATGCTAAGTGCCCAGAGCCAATCCCCAATCGGCGGCGCGCTTCCTCGCTGTCCCGTGACGCGCAGCGCCGAGCCTATCAGTGGTGCCGGGAGTACCTGGGCGGGGCCTGGCGCCGAGCGCGGCCGGAGGAGCTGAGCGTTTGTCCCGTGAG CGGAGGCCTCAGCAACCTGCTCTTCCGATGCTCACTACCGAACCACGTGCCCAGTGTGGGCGGGGAGCCCCGGGAGGTGCTGCTACGACTCTACGGGGCCATCCTGCag GGTGTAGACTCCTTGGTATTAGAAAGCGTGATGTTCGCCATTCTCGCAGAGAGGTCTCTAGGGCCCCAGCTTTACGGAGTGTTTCCAGAGGGCCGCTTGGAACAGTACCTCCCA AGCCGGCCGTTGAAAACTCAAGAGCTCCGGGACCCAGTGTTGTCGGGAGCCATTGCAACGAGGATGGCCCGTTTCCATGGTATGGAGATGCCCTTCACTAAGGAGCCCCGATGGTTGTTTGGGACCATGGAGCG GTACCTGAAGCAGATCCAGGACTTGCCTTCCACCAGCCTTCCCCAGATGAACCTGGTAGAGATGTACAGCCTCAAGGACGAGATGAACAGCCTCAG GAAGTTACTAGACGCCACCCCATCACCAGTGGTCTTCTGCCACAATGACATCCAGGAAG GAAACATCTTGTTGCTCTCAGAGCCGGACAGTGATGATAACCTCATGTTGGTTGATTTTGAGTACAGTAGTTATAACTACAG GGGCTTTGACATTGGGAATCATTTTTGTGAGTGGGTTTATGATTATACTTATGAAGAATGGCCTTTCTACAAAGCAAGACCCACGGACTACCCCACTAGAGAACAGCAG CTCCATTTTATTCGCCATTATCTGGCAGAGGTGCAGAAGGGTGAGGTCGTCTCCgaggaggaacagaagaaacGGGAAGAAGAATTGCTGCTAGAGATCAGTCG GTACTCCCTGGCATCTCATTTTTTCTGGGGTCTGTGGTCCACCCTGCAGGCTTCGATGTCCACTATAGAGTTCGGCTACTTG GAGTATGCCCAATCTCGGTTCCAGTTCTACTTCCAGCAGAAGGGCCAGCTGACGAGTTCCCCATCATCCTGA
- the Chkb gene encoding choline/ethanolamine kinase isoform X2, which produces MAADGTGVVGGGAGGGGLPKDGLQDAKCPEPIPNRRRASSLSRDAQRRAYQWCREYLGGAWRRARPEELSVCPVSGGLSNLLFRCSLPNHVPSVGGEPREVLLRLYGAILQGVDSLVLESVMFAILAERSLGPQLYGVFPEGRLEQYLPSRPLKTQELRDPVLSGAIATRMARFHGMEMPFTKEPRWLFGTMERYLKQIQDLPSTSLPQMNLVEMYSLKDEMNSLRKLLDATPSPVVFCHNDIQEGNILLLSEPDSDDNLMLVDFEYSSYNYRGFDIGNHFCEWVYDYTYEEWPFYKARPTDYPTREQQRCRRVRSSPRRNRRNGKKNCC; this is translated from the exons ATGGCGGCAGACGGGACAGGGGTAGTCGGAGGAGGGGCTGGCGGCGGCGGCCTGCCCAAGGACGGTTTGCAGGATGCTAAGTGCCCAGAGCCAATCCCCAATCGGCGGCGCGCTTCCTCGCTGTCCCGTGACGCGCAGCGCCGAGCCTATCAGTGGTGCCGGGAGTACCTGGGCGGGGCCTGGCGCCGAGCGCGGCCGGAGGAGCTGAGCGTTTGTCCCGTGAG CGGAGGCCTCAGCAACCTGCTCTTCCGATGCTCACTACCGAACCACGTGCCCAGTGTGGGCGGGGAGCCCCGGGAGGTGCTGCTACGACTCTACGGGGCCATCCTGCag GGTGTAGACTCCTTGGTATTAGAAAGCGTGATGTTCGCCATTCTCGCAGAGAGGTCTCTAGGGCCCCAGCTTTACGGAGTGTTTCCAGAGGGCCGCTTGGAACAGTACCTCCCA AGCCGGCCGTTGAAAACTCAAGAGCTCCGGGACCCAGTGTTGTCGGGAGCCATTGCAACGAGGATGGCCCGTTTCCATGGTATGGAGATGCCCTTCACTAAGGAGCCCCGATGGTTGTTTGGGACCATGGAGCG GTACCTGAAGCAGATCCAGGACTTGCCTTCCACCAGCCTTCCCCAGATGAACCTGGTAGAGATGTACAGCCTCAAGGACGAGATGAACAGCCTCAG GAAGTTACTAGACGCCACCCCATCACCAGTGGTCTTCTGCCACAATGACATCCAGGAAG GAAACATCTTGTTGCTCTCAGAGCCGGACAGTGATGATAACCTCATGTTGGTTGATTTTGAGTACAGTAGTTATAACTACAG GGGCTTTGACATTGGGAATCATTTTTGTGAGTGGGTTTATGATTATACTTATGAAGAATGGCCTTTCTACAAAGCAAGACCCACGGACTACCCCACTAGAGAACAGCAG AGGTGCAGAAGGGTGAGGTCGTCTCCgaggaggaacagaagaaacGGGAAGAAGAATTGCTGCTAG